One Gigantopelta aegis isolate Gae_Host chromosome 1, Gae_host_genome, whole genome shotgun sequence genomic region harbors:
- the LOC121376786 gene encoding ATP-sensitive inward rectifier potassium channel 12-like, which produces MKKSSTVSFVLAENQYGVSSSGHRQIELLSVSSSQDCSIHSKQSADFDSKQTTIRPTKPRSGRVSSEERSTNTAKPTTESLRSGTAKSSTEVRTRRIVEKNGSCNVNYINIPERNAKFVSDFFTSVLDVRWRYLVALIFAGFVASWLLFSGLWFAIAKFHGDFDDVSANASKPVPCIWNCDGFVSVLLFSMETQTTIGYGYRYVSEECPLGVLLLAVQSLVGTLIQILFAGTILSKIQVPWKRSKTIAFSKLACISTVQGELCLMIRVGNLRLSEIVEANMRALFVLRKDELGNKIWPYNFREMRMGTHGDIDSRLTLWWPATIFHKINKSSPLFQMSRDVMQKCEFEIIVIMEGVVSSTSLNFQARTSYLQDEIVWGYEFAHTFKQDSSTSKFPVDFQHFDDVTAVQDISNMSAETLSKLPRRRQVPDQRSFCLLE; this is translated from the exons ATGAAGAAATCGTCTACCGTCTCGTTTGTTCTAGCAGAGAACCAGTACGGCGTGTCCTCCTCGGGGCATAGACAGATAGAACTGTTATCAGTGTCCTCGTCTCAGGATTGCAGTATCCACAGCAAACAATCTGCAGACTTCGATTCAAAACAGACTACCATTAGACCAACAAAACCCAGATCAGGGCGCGTttcatctgaagaaagatctaCCAATACTGCTAAACCCACCACAGAG TCCCTCAGGTCAGGTACTGCCAAATCTTCCACTGAGGTACGCACAAGACGAATTGTGGAAAAGAATGGGTCTTGCAACGTGAATTACATCAACATCCCAGAACGCAATGCTAAGTTCGTGTCTGATTTCTTCACGTCTGTGTTGGATGTGCGATGGCGCTACCTGGTGGCGTTGATCTTCGCTGGGTTCGTGGCCAGCTGGCTCCTGTTTTCGGGTCTGTGGTTCGCGATAGCCAAATTTCACGGCGACTTTGACGACGTCAGTGCAAATGCATCCAAGCCTGTACCTTGTATCTGGAACTGTGACGGGTTCGTGTCGGTGTTGCTGTTCTCCATGGAGACACAGACAACGATTGGTTATGGCTATCGATATGTCAGCGAGGAGTGTCCTCTGGGAGTACTTCTGTTGGCCGTCCAATCTCTCGTGGGTACACTCATACAAATCCTCTTTGCTGGAACAATTCTTAGTAAAATCCAGGTACCATGGAAAAGATCGAAAACGATCGCGTTTAGCAAACTGGCCTGCATTTCTACCGTCCAAGGAGAATTGTGCTTAATGATCCGAGTTGGCAACCTTCGTTTATCGGAGATAGTCGAGGCCAATATGAGAGCGTTGTTTGTCCTGCGAAAGGACGAGCttggaaataaaatatggcCGTACAATTTTCGTGAAATGCGAATGGGCACTCACGGTGATATCGATTCTCGATTGACACTATGGTGGCCCGCAACCATCTTCCACAAGATCAACAAATCGAGTCCACTGTTCCAGATGTCAAGGGACGTCATGCAGAAATGCGAGTTTGAAATAATAGTCATCATGGAGGGAGTGGTTTCTTCCACAAGCCTCAATTTCCAAGCACGGACGTCGTATCTTCAGGATGAAATAGTGTGGGGTTATGAGTTTGCGCATACTTTCAAACAAGATTCGTCGACGTCCAAATTTCCCGTTGATTTCCAGCATTTTGACGATGTTACAGCAGTGcaagatatttcaaatatgaGTGCAGAAACGCTTTCGAAATTACCCAGAAGGCGACAAGTACCAGATCAAAGAAGCTTCTGCTTGTTAGAATAA
- the LOC121376877 gene encoding zinc finger protein 862-like, with amino-acid sequence MHCKFCEKFDKSGKRNSFRNPGCGSIRLQEVKVHEASEQHVRSEAAELASVCAPNKLPIIEAVLKMEQNQKVHMRILFKIAFWLAQKGSPYTDFARIIELLQAIREPISDSYKNDKQAKCFISFIHKMMNQQVVADLEESEFFSVLCDGTTDVSTREQEIVYVRFLRHGRPQTQFITLKCVEKADAEHIKEALVEVFENDLRLSGDAIGWKSGLIGASFDGASVMMGHRNGVSITLRESVPHLISIHSSAHRLELAVKDTIKMVSYMSVFDEVLQAVFKHYKNSAKNFSELRQTTNALNCKLMRPVNLYGTRWLPHHERAVKSMEVSYQVYSTHLENTARSGNKEQKEKARSILKNL; translated from the coding sequence atgcactgtaaattctgtgaaaaattcGATAAATCGGGCAAAAGAAACAGTTTTCGTAATCCAGGTTGCGGTTCTATTCGACTACAAGAAGTTAAAGTTCATGAGGCAAGTGAGCAACACGTCCGATCAGAGGCGGCGGAACTAGCCTCAGTATGTGCCCCCAATAAATTACCAATAATTGAAGCAGTCTTAAAAATGGAACAAAATCAAAAAGTACACATgagaatattgtttaaaatagctTTCTGGTTAGCCCAGAAGGGCAGTCCATACACAGACTTTGCAAGAATAATTGAATTACTTCAAGCAATTAGAGAACCTATTAGTGACAGCtacaaaaatgacaaacaagcaaaatgttttatatcatttattCATAAAATGATGAATCAACAGGTTGTGGCAGACTTGGAAGAAAGTGAATTCTTTTCTGTATTGTGTGATGGTACAACAGATGTAAGCACAAGAGAACAGGAGATTGTGTATGTTAGATTTCTGAGACACGGAAGACCACAAACTCAGTTTATTACTTTGAAGTGTGTGGAAAAGGCAGACGCAGAGCACATCAAAGAGGCATTAGTGGAAGTCTTTGAAAATGATTTGAGATTGTCAGGAGATGCTATTGGATGGAAGTCTGGTTTGATAGGTGCATCTTTCGATGGGGCATCTGTGATGATGGGACATAGGAATGGGGTGTCTATTACACTGAGGGAATCCGTGCCACATCTTATTAGTATCCATAGTTCTGCCCATAGACTAGAACTTGCAGTCAAGGACACCATCAAGATGGTTAGCTACATGAGTGTGTTTGATGAAGTTCTTCAAGCTGTGTTCAAGCACTACAAGAACTCTGCTAAGAACTTCAGTGAATTGAGACAAACAACAAATGCACTGAACTGCAAATTAATGAGGCCAGTCAATCTGTATGGGACCCGATGGTTACCACACCACGAGAGAGCTGTTAAGTCCATGGAGGTGTCTTATCAGGTGTACTCAACTCATCTAGAGAACACTGCCAGATCAGGTAACAAAGAGCAGAAAGAAAAGGCCAGGAGTATTCTAAAAAACTTGTAG